In Chryseobacterium gotjawalense, the following are encoded in one genomic region:
- a CDS encoding aminoglycoside phosphotransferase family protein, which translates to MTDQNAKDFFEKYTGESAQEFFILAQSGSARINFVGKSSGRKHIITFNENSRENESFYYFSDLFSNLKVNAPKVLKISEDRNLYIQQFLGEHTLSEIIGKEGLTERVKTLVKKTLQQLAEVQLKTENKIDYSKTFEYENYDELPITSDLFYFKSFIADVLEIPYHKSSLLLEFKKLVSKIENLEPQGLMMRDFQARNIMVNHQDEIFFIDYQAAMKGPLIYDVISFLFQAKASFPNDFKNEMLTYYFSFWNDEKAAQLKDSVKPIQLIRFLQVLGAYGFRGLIQRKEHFILSIDKGIENLYQFSENWQEMEEYPELKKLILNLKSKSVQDKIKNMIFNH; encoded by the coding sequence ATGACTGATCAAAACGCAAAAGATTTTTTCGAAAAATATACCGGAGAATCTGCTCAAGAGTTTTTTATATTGGCCCAAAGTGGATCTGCAAGAATTAATTTTGTAGGCAAAAGTTCGGGCAGAAAACACATCATTACCTTCAACGAAAACAGTCGGGAAAACGAAAGTTTTTATTATTTCTCCGACCTATTTTCAAACTTAAAGGTGAATGCGCCAAAAGTTCTAAAAATTTCTGAAGACCGCAATCTGTATATTCAGCAATTTCTTGGGGAGCACACTTTATCAGAAATCATCGGGAAAGAAGGATTGACCGAAAGAGTGAAAACTTTAGTAAAAAAAACACTTCAGCAACTCGCCGAAGTTCAGCTCAAAACTGAAAATAAAATCGATTATTCAAAAACTTTTGAATATGAAAACTACGACGAATTGCCCATTACCAGTGATTTATTTTATTTTAAAAGTTTTATCGCCGATGTTTTAGAAATTCCTTATCACAAATCTTCTCTGTTATTGGAATTTAAAAAACTGGTTTCGAAAATAGAAAACCTGGAGCCACAAGGATTGATGATGCGCGATTTTCAGGCCAGAAACATCATGGTGAATCATCAGGATGAAATCTTTTTTATCGATTATCAGGCGGCAATGAAAGGTCCGTTGATTTATGATGTAATCTCATTCCTCTTTCAGGCAAAAGCCAGTTTCCCAAACGATTTTAAAAATGAAATGCTTACCTATTATTTCTCTTTCTGGAATGACGAAAAAGCAGCTCAACTAAAAGATTCGGTAAAACCGATTCAGCTTATCCGGTTCCTGCAGGTGCTGGGCGCTTATGGTTTCCGTGGTTTGATTCAGAGAAAAGAACATTTCATACTGAGCATCGATAAGGGCATTGAAAACCTTTATCAATTTTCGGAAAACTGGCAGGAAATGGAAGAATATCCGGAGCTGAAGAAACTTATTTTGAATTTAAAATCAAAAAGTGTTCAAGATAAAATTAAAAACATGATCTTTAACCATTAA
- the nadC gene encoding carboxylating nicotinate-nucleotide diphosphorylase gives MKKPTYVTKDALKIFIKNALEEDIQDGDHSTLSTIPKDLQQKAKLLVKQDCILAGVELAEMIFKQFDRNLKVERLMKDGDPAKAGDIAFYVTGSARSILTTERFVLNCMQRMSGIATITHEWDSRLVGTKTKLLDTRKTTPNFRLCEKWAVAIGGGTNHRFGLYDMIMLKDNHIDYNGSITNAVKMAKAYTEKIKKPLKIEVETRNLEEVEEALEAGVDRIMLDNMEVAMMAEAVKLIGNKCETEASGGITRDMLKDIAQTGVDFISAGALTHSAENIDLSLKAVK, from the coding sequence ATGAAAAAACCGACCTATGTCACGAAAGACGCGCTGAAAATTTTTATTAAAAACGCATTGGAAGAAGACATTCAGGATGGCGACCATTCCACGTTGTCCACAATTCCTAAAGATTTACAGCAGAAAGCCAAACTTTTGGTAAAACAGGACTGTATTTTAGCCGGAGTAGAATTGGCTGAAATGATTTTCAAACAGTTTGATAGAAACTTAAAAGTAGAACGGCTGATGAAAGATGGTGACCCAGCAAAAGCAGGCGATATCGCTTTTTACGTAACCGGAAGCGCCAGATCTATTCTTACTACTGAACGATTTGTTTTGAATTGTATGCAGAGAATGAGTGGGATTGCAACGATTACCCACGAGTGGGATTCGCGGTTAGTGGGAACTAAAACGAAACTTTTGGACACGAGAAAAACAACGCCCAATTTCAGACTGTGCGAAAAATGGGCGGTCGCCATCGGTGGCGGCACCAATCACAGGTTTGGTTTGTATGACATGATCATGCTCAAAGACAACCATATCGATTATAACGGAAGCATTACCAACGCTGTGAAAATGGCAAAAGCATATACTGAAAAGATTAAAAAGCCGTTAAAGATAGAGGTTGAAACCCGAAATTTAGAAGAGGTAGAAGAAGCTTTGGAAGCCGGCGTCGACAGAATCATGCTCGACAATATGGAGGTTGCAATGATGGCAGAAGCCGTAAAATTAATCGGTAATAAATGTGAAACTGAGGCTTCCGGTGGAATTACCCGGGATATGCTGAAAGACATTGCACAAACGGGTGTCGATTTTATTTCCGCAGGTGCACTGACCCATTCTGCAGAGAACATCGACCTGAGTTTGAAGGCTGTGAAATGA
- a CDS encoding exosortase F system-associated membrane protein: MKVLKWILVAIAVLGLIGVRAVESEIFYDPFQDFFHLANKHASFPEFKWFLLILNYLFRFSLNLILSAAIVYLIFKNKKWTLQAIILMLIVFAITFPIYLYCIQTKFEIGYLFSFYMRRFVIQPLILLLIIPLFYYREHIQKT; this comes from the coding sequence ATGAAAGTGCTTAAGTGGATTTTGGTCGCAATTGCTGTCTTGGGTTTAATTGGAGTAAGAGCCGTGGAAAGCGAAATCTTTTATGATCCTTTTCAGGACTTTTTTCACTTGGCTAATAAGCATGCTTCCTTTCCTGAATTTAAATGGTTCCTTTTAATTTTGAATTACCTTTTTCGATTTTCTTTGAATTTAATTTTATCAGCTGCCATAGTTTATTTGATTTTTAAAAATAAAAAATGGACGTTGCAGGCGATTATTTTGATGCTGATTGTTTTTGCAATTACCTTTCCCATCTATCTTTACTGCATTCAGACAAAATTTGAAATCGGATATCTTTTTTCTTTTTATATGAGAAGATTCGTCATTCAGCCTTTGATTTTACTGCTGATTATTCCTTTGTTTTATTATCGGGAGCATATTCAAAAGACTTAA
- a CDS encoding TonB-dependent receptor: MNFNPLKKTVLVAALAFAGYGSVNAQVTTSNMSGVVTMSDGKKITGATIKATHMPSGTVYSATANSAGVFNLSNMRVGGPYKVEVTYGSEKPVVYEDLYLELGQPFALNPVFGEKTANIAEVIISGTGGRNMNKTGAATNIGQKLIQDLPQSSRSITDFTRLTPQANGNSFAGRDARYNNLQIDGANFNNGFGLSSSPLPGGNSQPISLDAIQEISVNIAPFDVTQSGFTGAGINAITKSGTNKFHGSLYGYYTGKDLSGWKINGDEIQKVSGAKMTNGFTVGGPILQNKLFFFLSGERETATGANASGANLWTASQNGIADPANNISRVKESDLIAVQNHLINRWGYNPGRYQGYANEAEQQGDKFLLRLDWNISDKHKFAVRYNMLKGTSQQLANASSGPAPRSSWGRVSDQAMTFESGNYGFENTVSSVTAELNSTFNSSLSNKLLFTYSKIQDKRTSPSERLFPFVDIWDGSSNGGNYISFGTELFSYLNDVVNDNFSFTNNLTYTVGKNNFTAGIAYEVQKFGNSYTRMGTGYYRYASVEDFLKTGTSAEVAPIMFGLTYPYANQDTYSRVNFGLASAYLQDRITLSDKFNFTVGLRAELPNYLNDLTANPSIDALNLLDKNGNPRNYTSGEWPKSKVSLSPRLGFNYDVIGDKSLTLRGGTGIFTGRVPFVWLTNMPTNAGVLQNTIEPGSYAEIAGWIKNVTFQPQDIYHYVTNPPAGAGNVFINSPKEGAPASFALVDRDFKMPSVWRSSFGADYKIPNSVFTLTTDILYTKDVNSVFQYGANRKESTARMTNQDRVYYPNAASYQFNNKIGANSATVLTNSDTKGTAFSATFGTNMRNWKGLSGSVFYTFSEAKEISANAGSSASSAWQASPTVDSPNQQDLSISAFSVPHRIVANVSYNIKNTTIGVYYSGANQGRFSYYYSNDVNGDGIANDLMYIPKAGEAVKFTDIKQGTATVFTAAQQSAAFDKFIADNGLEKYRGQILPRNEFLLPWLNRVDVRISQNLFTDMVQKGDKVAISLDILNFGNLLNSQWGIQDNTVSSYGAAVLGRSGNLSPDPTFQMLRSGADLVSSPTRPASNRFTTWSAMLGFKYSF; this comes from the coding sequence ATGAATTTTAATCCATTAAAGAAAACTGTTCTCGTTGCTGCTTTAGCATTTGCAGGGTATGGATCCGTAAATGCCCAAGTTACAACAAGTAACATGTCTGGTGTTGTCACAATGAGCGACGGTAAGAAAATCACTGGTGCAACAATTAAAGCGACCCACATGCCTTCTGGGACGGTCTATTCCGCAACTGCAAATTCAGCAGGAGTTTTTAACTTATCCAATATGCGTGTTGGTGGCCCATACAAAGTAGAAGTTACTTATGGTAGTGAAAAACCAGTTGTATACGAAGATCTATACCTGGAGCTTGGTCAACCTTTCGCACTGAATCCGGTATTCGGTGAGAAAACAGCAAACATCGCAGAGGTAATCATTTCTGGAACCGGTGGTAGAAACATGAACAAGACTGGTGCAGCAACCAATATTGGTCAAAAACTAATTCAAGATCTTCCACAATCTTCTAGAAGTATTACTGATTTCACGAGATTAACTCCGCAAGCAAACGGTAACTCTTTTGCTGGTCGTGATGCTCGTTACAACAACCTTCAAATTGACGGTGCGAATTTTAATAACGGTTTTGGTTTAAGCAGTAGCCCACTTCCTGGCGGAAACTCACAACCAATTTCTTTAGATGCAATTCAGGAAATCTCTGTGAATATTGCACCTTTTGATGTTACCCAATCTGGTTTTACAGGTGCTGGTATTAACGCCATTACTAAATCGGGAACCAATAAATTCCACGGTTCATTATACGGTTATTATACCGGAAAAGATTTAAGTGGTTGGAAAATTAACGGTGATGAAATTCAAAAAGTTTCCGGCGCGAAAATGACGAATGGATTTACGGTAGGCGGACCAATTTTACAAAATAAATTATTCTTCTTTTTGAGTGGTGAAAGAGAAACCGCTACCGGTGCGAATGCCTCCGGTGCGAATCTTTGGACCGCTTCACAAAATGGAATTGCAGATCCTGCAAATAACATTTCAAGAGTTAAAGAATCTGATCTAATTGCGGTTCAAAACCACTTGATCAACAGATGGGGATATAACCCGGGTCGTTACCAAGGATATGCTAATGAAGCAGAACAACAAGGTGATAAGTTTTTACTTCGTTTAGACTGGAATATCAGCGATAAGCACAAGTTTGCAGTTCGTTATAATATGTTGAAAGGAACATCACAGCAACTTGCGAACGCTTCTTCAGGTCCAGCACCAAGATCTTCTTGGGGACGTGTAAGTGATCAAGCGATGACTTTTGAAAGTGGTAACTACGGTTTTGAAAATACAGTAAGCTCTGTTACTGCTGAATTAAATTCAACTTTCAACTCAAGTCTTTCAAATAAATTATTATTTACCTACTCAAAAATTCAGGATAAAAGAACTTCTCCATCAGAAAGACTTTTCCCTTTTGTTGATATCTGGGATGGTTCTTCTAATGGTGGAAATTACATCAGTTTCGGTACCGAGTTATTCTCTTACTTAAATGATGTGGTTAATGATAATTTTTCTTTTACCAATAACTTAACGTATACTGTAGGTAAAAACAACTTTACGGCTGGTATCGCTTATGAAGTTCAAAAATTCGGTAACTCTTATACCAGAATGGGAACAGGTTATTACCGTTATGCTTCAGTAGAAGATTTCTTGAAAACAGGTACCTCCGCAGAGGTTGCACCAATTATGTTTGGTTTAACTTATCCATATGCTAACCAAGATACTTATTCAAGAGTTAATTTCGGATTAGCTTCTGCTTATTTACAGGATAGAATTACATTAAGCGATAAATTCAACTTTACTGTTGGTTTAAGAGCTGAGCTTCCTAATTATTTAAATGATCTTACAGCCAATCCATCGATTGATGCATTAAATTTATTAGATAAAAACGGAAACCCAAGAAACTACACTTCTGGTGAATGGCCAAAATCTAAAGTTTCTCTTTCTCCCCGTTTAGGATTCAACTACGATGTAATCGGAGACAAAAGTTTAACATTACGTGGAGGCACTGGTATATTTACAGGACGTGTTCCTTTCGTATGGTTAACCAATATGCCAACCAATGCAGGTGTTTTACAAAATACTATTGAACCAGGTTCTTATGCTGAAATCGCGGGATGGATCAAAAATGTAACTTTCCAACCTCAAGATATTTACCATTATGTAACCAATCCACCAGCAGGAGCAGGAAACGTATTCATCAATAGCCCTAAAGAAGGCGCTCCGGCATCATTTGCTTTAGTTGACAGAGATTTCAAAATGCCTTCTGTTTGGAGATCAAGCTTCGGTGCTGACTACAAAATTCCAAACTCTGTATTCACATTGACCACGGACATTCTATATACTAAAGATGTAAATTCTGTATTCCAATATGGAGCAAACAGAAAAGAATCTACTGCAAGAATGACCAACCAAGATCGTGTATATTACCCGAATGCAGCTTCTTACCAATTCAATAATAAAATTGGAGCAAACAGTGCTACGGTTTTAACCAATTCTGACACCAAAGGAACTGCATTTTCTGCAACATTTGGAACGAACATGAGAAATTGGAAAGGATTATCAGGCTCCGTATTCTATACCTTCTCTGAAGCAAAAGAGATTTCTGCAAATGCAGGGTCAAGCGCAAGTTCTGCTTGGCAAGCATCACCAACTGTTGATTCTCCAAACCAGCAAGACTTGAGTATTTCAGCTTTCTCTGTTCCTCACAGAATTGTTGCTAATGTTAGTTATAATATTAAAAACACTACAATTGGAGTGTACTACAGTGGAGCTAACCAAGGAAGATTCTCTTATTACTATTCCAATGACGTGAATGGTGATGGTATTGCTAATGACTTAATGTACATCCCTAAAGCTGGTGAAGCAGTAAAGTTTACTGATATCAAACAAGGTACCGCAACTGTATTTACTGCAGCGCAACAAAGCGCAGCATTCGATAAGTTCATCGCTGACAACGGATTAGAAAAATACAGAGGTCAAATTCTTCCTCGTAATGAGTTCTTATTACCATGGTTAAACCGTGTGGATGTTAGAATTTCACAGAACTTATTTACCGATATGGTTCAAAAAGGAGACAAGGTAGCAATCAGTTTAGACATCTTAAACTTTGGTAACCTACTTAACTCTCAATGGGGAATTCAGGATAACACAGTTAGTTCTTACGGAGCGGCAGTGTTAGGTAGATCAGGAAACCTTTCTCCAGATCCAACCTTCCAGATGCTACGTTCTGGTGCAGACCTTGTTTCTTCACCAACTAGACCTGCAAGTAACAGATTTACTACTTGGAGTGCAATGTTAGGATTTAAATATTCTTTCTAA
- a CDS encoding nucleotidyltransferase family protein encodes MKALIFAAGKGTRLKPFTDHHPKALALVNGVPLLERNIRYLQSFGINDFVINIHHFGEQISEFLKKNGNFNSNIEVSDEKDQLLETGGGLVFARKFLDHGEDFLIMNADILTDLNLNFFVEYHQEQKDFATLAVSDRKSSRKLLFNTEMILKGWLNVESGEQRLAEFNKGFKPLAFSGIHCVNPEIFNKIKRTGKFSIMEEYLDLMSNESIHGYEHSATIIDVGRPESIIEAEKFFK; translated from the coding sequence ATGAAAGCACTTATTTTCGCAGCGGGAAAAGGAACCCGGCTAAAACCTTTTACCGATCATCATCCGAAAGCTTTGGCTTTGGTTAACGGCGTTCCTTTGTTAGAGAGAAATATCAGATATTTACAAAGTTTTGGGATTAATGATTTCGTTATTAATATTCATCATTTCGGGGAACAGATTTCTGAATTTTTAAAGAAAAACGGTAATTTCAATTCAAATATTGAAGTTTCAGATGAGAAGGATCAGCTTTTGGAAACAGGCGGTGGATTGGTTTTTGCAAGAAAGTTTCTGGATCACGGTGAAGATTTTCTCATTATGAATGCCGACATCTTAACGGATTTAAATTTAAATTTTTTCGTAGAATATCATCAGGAGCAAAAAGATTTTGCTACTTTAGCGGTTTCCGACCGTAAAAGTTCGCGAAAACTGCTTTTCAATACAGAAATGATCTTGAAAGGATGGTTAAATGTAGAATCTGGCGAACAACGGCTGGCGGAATTTAATAAAGGGTTTAAACCTTTGGCTTTTAGCGGAATTCATTGTGTAAATCCAGAGATCTTTAACAAAATAAAAAGAACCGGAAAGTTTTCGATTATGGAAGAGTATTTGGATTTAATGAGCAATGAAAGTATCCACGGTTACGAACATTCGGCAACAATTATCGATGTGGGAAGGCCAGAATCAATCATTGAAGCAGAAAAATTTTTTAAATAA
- a CDS encoding cation diffusion facilitator family transporter yields the protein MSENKNIPNTNFIFQRNVALVGILLFVAKLLAWHFTNSDAVFSDAMESIVNIIAAFMGLYSLYLAAKPKDIDHPYGHGKVEFVTSGVEGALIIFAGIIIIVQAVDSLLHGNIPKQLDWGIAIVAVTAVINYLMGHISQKKGIQENSLVLQSSGKHLKSDTITTLGVVVSLILVQITSLYWIDAAVALLFGTYIIFIGYKIIRKSLSGIMDEADLGMLEKLSKFLNENRKRQWIDVHNMRIQQHGSGLHIDAHLTLPWYYELRKAHNEMEDLYKLIGKNTDRTIEFNFHLDDCKPISCEICELWECPVRQRPFVKKIEWNAKTIAQVGKHSVND from the coding sequence ATGTCAGAAAATAAAAATATTCCAAATACCAACTTCATTTTTCAGAGAAATGTGGCCCTCGTTGGCATCCTTCTTTTCGTGGCGAAACTATTGGCCTGGCATTTCACCAATTCCGACGCGGTTTTCTCAGATGCTATGGAAAGTATCGTGAATATCATCGCCGCTTTTATGGGATTGTATTCGCTTTATCTCGCAGCAAAACCGAAAGATATCGATCATCCTTACGGACACGGCAAGGTAGAATTTGTAACTTCCGGTGTAGAAGGCGCGTTAATTATTTTTGCCGGCATCATCATCATCGTACAGGCTGTAGATTCCCTTTTACACGGCAACATTCCAAAGCAGTTAGACTGGGGAATAGCAATTGTCGCAGTTACGGCGGTCATTAATTATTTAATGGGGCATATTTCTCAAAAGAAAGGCATTCAGGAAAATTCTCTCGTTTTACAAAGTTCAGGGAAACATCTGAAAAGTGATACCATCACCACTTTGGGAGTTGTAGTCAGTTTAATTTTAGTGCAGATCACAAGCCTGTATTGGATTGATGCTGCGGTCGCACTCCTCTTCGGGACCTACATTATATTTATCGGTTACAAAATTATTAGAAAATCGTTAAGCGGAATAATGGACGAAGCCGATTTGGGAATGCTTGAAAAATTATCAAAATTCCTGAATGAAAACCGAAAAAGACAGTGGATCGACGTTCACAATATGCGGATCCAACAGCACGGCAGCGGCCTTCACATCGATGCGCATCTTACATTACCGTGGTATTACGAACTTCGCAAAGCCCATAATGAAATGGAAGATCTCTATAAACTGATTGGTAAAAATACCGATAGGACAATTGAATTTAATTTTCATTTGGATGACTGCAAACCTATTTCCTGCGAAATCTGTGAATTGTGGGAATGTCCGGTAAGGCAAAGACCGTTCGTTAAAAAAATAGAATGGAATGCAAAAACCATCGCCCAGGTTGGAAAGCATTCAGTAAACGATTAA
- a CDS encoding RapZ C-terminal domain-containing protein, with the protein MALTIEIHSFSYKKGGIPKDNSGNGGGFAFDCRGILNPGRVEEYKAQTGCDIGVQDYLETKTEMPHFLELVKNIVSINIDNYIGRDFDHLQINFGCTGGQHRSVYAAEKTAEFIRKKYPQTTITLNHDEQPQLNHEYK; encoded by the coding sequence ATGGCTCTAACAATAGAAATACACAGTTTTTCCTATAAAAAGGGAGGAATCCCAAAAGATAATTCAGGTAATGGCGGCGGTTTTGCCTTCGACTGCCGCGGTATTTTGAATCCCGGCAGAGTGGAAGAATATAAAGCACAAACTGGTTGCGATATCGGTGTTCAGGATTATTTGGAAACAAAAACCGAAATGCCCCATTTTTTAGAACTGGTAAAAAATATCGTTTCCATTAATATCGATAATTATATCGGCCGGGATTTTGATCATCTACAAATCAATTTTGGCTGTACCGGCGGACAACACCGCTCGGTGTATGCGGCAGAAAAAACCGCTGAGTTCATTCGGAAGAAATATCCGCAAACAACGATCACCCTTAATCACGACGAACAACCTCAGCTAAACCATGAGTATAAGTAA
- a CDS encoding aspartate-semialdehyde dehydrogenase: MKIAVVGATGMVGQIMLKVLEERNFPVTELIPVASEKSIGKKITFKGNEFKIVSMQDALDRKPEIAMFSAGGTTSLEFAPKFAAVGTTVIDNSSAWRMVADKKLIVPEINAGVLTKEDKIIANPNCSTIQLVMVLHPLNQKYDVKRVIVSTYQSVTGTGKNAVDQLNAEVIGNKEVAKVYPYEIFKNALPQCDVFAEDDYTKEEIKLMTEPKKILGDDTFKITATAVRVPVQGGHSESVNIEFENDFDLDEVKAILAETPGVTVLDDVKNNIYPMPLYSEGRDEVFVGRIRKDLSQPKTLNLWIVADNLRKGAATNAVQIAEYLYHNKLV; the protein is encoded by the coding sequence ATGAAAATAGCAGTAGTAGGCGCTACCGGAATGGTGGGACAAATAATGTTAAAGGTTTTGGAAGAAAGAAATTTTCCGGTAACCGAATTAATTCCCGTAGCCTCCGAAAAATCAATCGGTAAAAAGATCACCTTTAAAGGAAATGAATTCAAAATTGTTTCCATGCAGGATGCTTTAGACCGAAAGCCTGAAATCGCTATGTTTTCTGCAGGCGGAACAACTTCATTAGAATTTGCGCCGAAATTTGCAGCCGTTGGAACGACCGTTATCGATAATTCTTCAGCCTGGAGAATGGTTGCGGACAAGAAATTAATCGTCCCGGAAATCAATGCCGGCGTTTTAACCAAAGAAGACAAAATCATTGCAAACCCAAACTGCTCTACCATTCAGTTGGTCATGGTGTTACATCCTTTGAATCAAAAATACGATGTTAAACGGGTCATCGTTTCTACATATCAGTCGGTAACAGGAACAGGAAAGAATGCGGTCGATCAGTTGAATGCTGAAGTTATCGGAAACAAAGAGGTTGCAAAAGTCTACCCGTATGAAATCTTCAAAAATGCATTGCCACAATGTGATGTATTTGCAGAAGACGATTATACCAAAGAAGAAATCAAACTGATGACCGAACCCAAGAAAATTCTGGGCGACGACACTTTTAAGATTACAGCAACTGCGGTAAGAGTTCCTGTACAAGGTGGACATTCTGAAAGCGTCAACATCGAATTCGAAAATGATTTTGATTTGGACGAAGTGAAAGCGATTCTTGCAGAAACTCCTGGTGTGACCGTCTTAGATGATGTGAAAAACAACATTTATCCAATGCCTTTATATTCAGAAGGTAGAGATGAGGTTTTCGTAGGAAGAATCAGAAAAGACCTGTCACAACCCAAAACATTAAACCTTTGGATTGTCGCAGATAACCTCCGGAAAGGTGCCGCAACCAATGCGGTGCAGATTGCAGAATATCTCTACCACAACAAATTAGTCTAA
- the xrtF gene encoding exosortase family protein XrtF: MFNDFKPVLKILLRFIILYVVLVLGYQFYLNGFKNAGLDSFSTWVMTQVDFLQNLLGYPSQMIAGKPQQETTWFFVSGRYVSRMVEGCNAISVMILFLAFIFAFYEGFKTFIFAALGVIFLHIMNVLRIVGLNIVLVEHPQYSKIGHDYLFPAIIYGSVVLLWLIWIKFYALKEAKDESA; this comes from the coding sequence ATGTTCAATGACTTCAAGCCGGTTCTGAAAATTCTTCTGCGTTTCATCATTTTGTATGTGGTGCTTGTTTTGGGCTATCAGTTTTATCTGAATGGATTTAAAAATGCGGGCTTAGATTCTTTCTCAACGTGGGTGATGACGCAGGTTGATTTTCTGCAGAATCTACTCGGATATCCTTCGCAAATGATTGCAGGAAAGCCACAACAGGAAACCACGTGGTTCTTTGTGAGCGGACGGTATGTTTCGCGGATGGTCGAAGGCTGCAACGCAATTTCGGTGATGATTTTGTTTTTGGCTTTTATCTTTGCGTTTTACGAAGGATTCAAAACTTTTATATTTGCTGCATTAGGAGTGATTTTCCTTCACATCATGAATGTTTTGCGTATCGTCGGTTTGAATATCGTACTTGTTGAACATCCGCAATATTCAAAAATCGGCCATGATTATTTGTTCCCGGCAATTATTTACGGAAGCGTTGTTTTGCTTTGGTTAATCTGGATTAAATTTTATGCCTTAAAAGAAGCCAAAGATGAAAGTGCTTAA
- a CDS encoding GxxExxY protein gives MSVTKKQVTQLSYDITGFAIKVHKNLGPGLLERIYETCLKFELERNGYSVKQQVTANIVYDGLLMETTLKLDLLVNDLVIVELKTVEELKPVHQAQLLTYMKLLEKPQGLLFNFFTDKITKSMKPVVNEYFTSLPD, from the coding sequence ATGTCAGTAACAAAAAAACAGGTCACCCAATTGTCTTATGACATCACAGGTTTTGCAATAAAAGTTCATAAAAATTTAGGACCGGGCTTGTTAGAAAGGATTTATGAAACCTGTCTTAAATTCGAGTTGGAAAGAAATGGCTACTCTGTAAAACAGCAAGTAACTGCAAATATCGTTTATGATGGACTTTTAATGGAGACCACTTTAAAACTTGATTTATTGGTAAATGATTTAGTTATTGTAGAATTAAAGACTGTCGAGGAATTAAAACCAGTACACCAAGCACAACTATTAACTTATATGAAATTGCTTGAAAAACCCCAGGGATTATTATTTAATTTCTTCACAGATAAGATAACAAAGTCGATGAAACCTGTTGTAAATGAATATTTCACTTCTCTGCCCGATTAA